Proteins from a single region of Halichoerus grypus chromosome 13, mHalGry1.hap1.1, whole genome shotgun sequence:
- the LOC118534932 gene encoding uncharacterized protein LOC118534932 encodes MDNSAFEMHEDAAQNAFSMGKMTTISRMEKRQWSLWSVFLVCLLASTLTTAVGVLILSLVYVHNSQQHSQLHLGLEARPLQTAVPIVQKAVDPKFQFLNHLSKSKVFEFPGGAIQWARYRNNVKDYLSVEEEAFGSSLNSQRSQMTLGTLRVKSNGLRAPHWHFNANEHGYLVQGSAWIGVVDDGGVVTTYNVTAGQVIFLPKNTLHWIKNVGNEDCFFLLFFSTHDELQTLDVDDVFFSVPEDIASRSLKPEGGINFIRTFQKQKEDQAVNLPPNLAELVINPSYVQSPDSLVWKYFYDLKRSKEYQFPGGVIQLAQYWKNGSELSNHEKIFSEFLNQHQNALTLSTLRIYNNGLRQPHFHFNANEMGYVISGCAKVGIINTQGIIEFDVHIGDVVFFPTGTQHYIKSSCDEDLLCLLAFSTGDQLQTLDMDDYLRATADHILAQLFFKKQSEFKKIPKFKEDQAINLP; translated from the exons GAGAAGAGGCAGTGGTCACTGTGGAGCGTTTTCCTGGTGTGTCTCTTGGCCTCTACCCTCACCACAGCAGTAGGAGTACTGATACTTTCCTTGGTTTACGTCCACAACTCTCAGCAACATTCACAACTCCATCTAGGACTCGAAGCCCGGCCTCTGCAAACAGCGGTTCCCATCGTGCAAAAGGCTGTTGATCCAAAATTCCAGTTTCTTAATCATTTGTCTAAATCCAAG GTGTTTGAATTCCCTGGTGGTGCAATCCAGTGGGCCCGGTACAGGAACAATGTCAAAGACTACCTCAGTGTTGAAGAAGAGGCCTTTGGCAGCAGCTTGAACAGTCAGAGATCACAGATGACCCTGGGGACTCTGAGAGTAAAAAGCAATGGCCTCCGGGCCCCTCACTGGCACTTCAATGCTAATGAACATGGCTACCTTGTACAG GGCTCGGCATGGATTGGCGTGGTTGATGATGGTGGTGTAGTTACCACATACAATGTTACAGCTGGCCAAGTGATCTTCTTACCTAAAAATACTCTCCACTGGATAAAGAATGTGGGGAATGAAGACTGctttttcttgctcttcttttccacACATGATGAACTTCAGACCCTGGATGTtgatgatgtatttttttctgtacctGAAGACATTGCTTCCAGGTCACTTAAG CCTGAAGGTGGAATTAATTTCATTAGAACATTCCAGAAGCAAAAAGAGGATCAGGCGGTCAATCTTCCTCCCAACTTGGCAGAACTGGTTATAAATCCTAGTTATGTACAGTCTCCAGACAGTCTTgtgtggaaatatttttatgaccTTAAAC GTTCAAAAGAATATCAATTTCCAGGAGGAGTAATACAACTGGCACAATACTGGAAAAATGGAAGTGAACTAAGCAACCATGAAAAAATTTTTAGTGAATTCCTGAATCAG caTCAGAATGCTCTCACTTTGAGTACACTCAGAATTTATAACAATGGATTACGACAGccacattttcatttcaatgCAAATGAAATGGGATATGTAATAAGTGGATGTGCAAAG GTGGGCATTATTAATACTCAGGGTATCATAGAGTTTGATGTTCACATCGGAGATGTGGTATTTTTCCCCACTGGAACCCAACATTACATTAAGAGCTCATGTGATGAGGATTTGCTTTGCCTTCTTGCCTTCAGCACCGGAGACCAG TTGCAAACCCTTGACATGGACGATTATCTCCGGGCCACAGCAGACCACATCCTGGCCCAACTTTTCTTCAAGAAGCAAAGTGAGTTTAAGAAGATCCCCAAATTCAAGGAGGACCAGGCAATCAACCTGCCGTAG